A single window of Achromobacter xylosoxidans DNA harbors:
- a CDS encoding autotransporter domain-containing protein, which yields MRTHRSLPIASRLALSILTLSILAACGGGGGSHGDTGGSLPGTGSGGGGGPGGAGTVAPPVQSADPVTPPDPAKPADPVTPPGPVKPADPVTPPDPAKPADPLTPPGPVKPADPVTPPDPAKPADPVTPPDPATPADPVAPPDPPQPAPVVPISDTGIPGWRPTSPVPAPPDAAAFEGAGVNVGVIDNGFDADPATDHHKLSVAGALREVLAPDAAEPVDKDGKIATHGAIVSRIIGGKVVAGDDFGKGVATGVNLYQANQRATFSNLSLRGVLSALNARGVKIVNNSWSFVPGPEYALPDGDETKPDSPTVKAFFPALDEAVNSNGQLLVWANGNEAQPNPYLLAAAPRVVPTLERGWLTVTQVLADGDLAPWSNACGIAAKWCISARSPDDDKLTGTSFAAPVVAATAALVSQAYPWMDNSALRQTLLSTADDLGDRTRFGWGRLNMARAVRGPALFDTRLTLGGDFVADFDGMRSEFFNDIGGDAGLTKAGTGALVLWGQNRYTGTTTITRGTVELYGSVAGDISIQADGVLSADGGVAGRSVHNRGTLVAKGNGLHIQGSYFAFRPEARLATQLGTTLTVDGLASPGNSALEITKPDDAYVVKSRETVLKAFAVVGRFGTVSAGPSLLYTVSPDYSTADQIDLDVARSNVATVAHDLYGGQAGRLGAAQAIETAFEAADAKVLGADSNVSDAFIQRAARLQSVDSAAQLAAALDSVSGQIHASSQALGFQQSQAVNRALSNRVDQLALAGARSGVWMQMMGGAGKLKQSGFAGADTRLYGGQLGVDHRVTDDGILGLSLTWSDAKADFDHYGGQSRSQGTGLSLYGRYGAETGPYVSARAGHEWRHADVKRDILAGGAERVASGRNDRVTALYAEIGHAFAFDSGRVTPFVGVSYDHLARGAIDEDGSAFALQARKKSYDQGAGQLGLRLQSSPLDWAGGSTTLSAYGAYRYGNPTRLDFTAAFAGAPDASFEVQGIGLPRHTGWLGLGASSQLADDVSWYASYDAQFGPGGLTNNVFAAGLRYRFQ from the coding sequence ATGCGCACACATCGATCCCTGCCGATCGCATCCAGACTCGCCCTGTCCATCCTGACCCTGTCCATCCTGGCGGCTTGCGGAGGCGGCGGGGGAAGCCATGGAGACACGGGGGGCAGCCTGCCTGGCACGGGAAGTGGCGGCGGTGGCGGTCCTGGCGGCGCCGGGACGGTCGCGCCTCCGGTCCAGTCCGCCGATCCCGTCACGCCGCCTGATCCGGCCAAACCGGCCGATCCCGTCACGCCTCCCGGCCCCGTCAAGCCCGCCGATCCCGTCACGCCCCCCGACCCCGCCAAACCGGCCGATCCCCTCACGCCTCCCGGCCCCGTCAAGCCCGCCGATCCCGTCACGCCCCCCGACCCCGCCAAACCGGCCGATCCCGTCACCCCCCCCGATCCCGCCACACCGGCCGATCCCGTCGCGCCCCCCGATCCGCCCCAGCCAGCCCCTGTCGTCCCCATCAGCGACACCGGCATCCCCGGCTGGCGGCCGACCTCGCCCGTGCCCGCCCCGCCCGACGCGGCGGCCTTCGAGGGCGCGGGCGTCAACGTCGGTGTGATCGACAACGGCTTCGACGCCGATCCGGCCACGGACCACCACAAGCTCTCGGTTGCGGGCGCGCTGCGCGAGGTCCTCGCCCCCGATGCCGCCGAGCCCGTCGACAAGGACGGCAAGATCGCCACCCATGGCGCCATCGTCAGCCGCATCATTGGCGGCAAGGTCGTGGCCGGCGACGACTTCGGCAAGGGCGTGGCCACGGGCGTCAACCTGTACCAGGCAAACCAGCGGGCCACCTTTTCGAACCTGAGCCTGCGCGGCGTGCTGTCAGCCCTGAACGCGCGCGGGGTCAAGATCGTCAACAATTCCTGGTCCTTCGTTCCCGGCCCCGAGTACGCCCTGCCCGACGGCGACGAAACCAAGCCCGATTCGCCGACGGTCAAGGCCTTCTTCCCTGCGCTCGACGAAGCCGTGAACAGCAACGGCCAGCTGCTGGTCTGGGCCAACGGCAACGAAGCGCAACCCAATCCCTATCTGCTGGCCGCCGCGCCTCGTGTCGTGCCGACGCTGGAACGCGGCTGGCTGACGGTCACGCAGGTGCTTGCCGACGGCGATCTCGCGCCCTGGTCCAACGCCTGCGGTATCGCCGCGAAGTGGTGCATCAGCGCGCGGTCGCCGGACGACGACAAATTGACGGGCACCTCGTTCGCCGCGCCCGTGGTCGCCGCCACGGCGGCGCTGGTATCGCAAGCCTATCCCTGGATGGACAACAGCGCATTGCGCCAGACCCTGCTGTCGACCGCCGACGACCTGGGCGACCGTACCCGCTTCGGCTGGGGCCGGTTGAACATGGCGCGCGCGGTGCGCGGCCCCGCCCTGTTCGACACGCGCCTGACACTGGGCGGGGATTTCGTGGCGGACTTCGACGGCATGCGCTCGGAGTTCTTCAACGACATCGGCGGCGACGCCGGCCTGACCAAGGCAGGCACCGGCGCCCTGGTCCTGTGGGGCCAGAACCGCTATACCGGCACCACGACCATCACCCGCGGCACGGTCGAACTGTACGGCAGCGTGGCCGGGGACATCTCGATCCAGGCCGATGGCGTCCTGAGCGCCGACGGCGGCGTGGCGGGACGCTCGGTGCACAACCGCGGCACGCTGGTGGCCAAGGGCAACGGCCTGCACATCCAGGGCAGCTACTTCGCGTTTCGCCCCGAGGCCAGGCTGGCGACCCAGCTTGGCACGACCCTGACGGTCGATGGCCTGGCCTCGCCGGGCAATTCCGCGCTGGAAATCACCAAGCCCGACGACGCCTATGTGGTCAAGTCGCGCGAGACGGTTCTCAAGGCCTTCGCGGTGGTCGGCCGCTTCGGCACGGTCAGCGCCGGACCGAGCCTGCTGTACACGGTCAGCCCCGACTACTCGACCGCCGACCAGATCGACCTGGACGTGGCGCGCAGCAACGTCGCTACCGTGGCGCATGACTTGTACGGCGGCCAGGCCGGCAGGCTGGGCGCCGCGCAGGCGATCGAGACCGCCTTCGAGGCAGCCGACGCCAAGGTCCTGGGCGCAGACAGCAACGTCAGCGACGCCTTCATCCAGCGCGCGGCGCGGCTGCAGAGCGTCGACAGCGCCGCGCAACTGGCGGCGGCGCTCGACAGCGTCAGCGGGCAGATCCATGCCTCGTCGCAGGCGCTCGGCTTCCAGCAGTCACAGGCCGTGAACCGCGCGCTGTCGAACCGCGTCGACCAGCTGGCGCTCGCAGGCGCGCGCAGCGGCGTGTGGATGCAGATGATGGGCGGCGCCGGCAAGTTGAAGCAGTCCGGTTTCGCCGGCGCGGATACGCGCCTGTATGGCGGCCAGCTGGGCGTTGACCATCGCGTCACGGACGACGGCATTCTCGGTCTTTCCCTGACGTGGTCCGACGCCAAGGCCGATTTCGACCATTATGGCGGCCAGTCCAGGAGCCAGGGAACCGGGCTGTCGCTGTATGGCCGCTACGGGGCCGAGACCGGCCCGTACGTATCGGCGCGCGCCGGCCACGAATGGCGCCATGCGGACGTCAAGCGCGACATCCTGGCCGGCGGCGCCGAACGCGTCGCCAGCGGCCGTAACGACCGCGTCACCGCCCTTTACGCCGAGATCGGCCACGCCTTCGCGTTCGACAGCGGCCGCGTGACGCCTTTCGTCGGCGTGTCCTACGACCATCTGGCGCGCGGCGCGATCGACGAAGATGGCAGCGCCTTCGCCCTGCAGGCTCGAAAGAAGTCGTACGACCAGGGGGCCGGCCAGTTGGGCCTGCGATTGCAATCCTCGCCGCTCGACTGGGCCGGGGGCAGCACCACCCTTAGCGCCTATGGCGCGTATCGCTACGGCAACCCGACCCGCCTGGACTTCACGGCCGCCTTCGCCGGCGCTCCGGACGCGAGCTTCGAGGTCCAGGGCATCGGCCTGCCGCGCCATACCGGCTGGCTGGGCCTGGGCGCCAGCTCGCAGCTGGCGGATGACGTCTCGTGGTACGCCAGCTACGACGCGCAGTTCGGCCCCGGAGGGCTGACCAACAACGTGTTCGCGGCGGGGCTGCGGTACCGCTTCCAGTGA
- a CDS encoding DUF6157 family protein, with protein sequence MTTNYTATFITASPDSTATAGTMPAKANSIAQLQHALLTRHPYHYTSDDLLFEVYAIRNGIAPRDRKPAREAFFARPQACLRASPLVKQFGWGIHHDAESKVAIHGVDSETYRELIARADLKIVAGMRSRRA encoded by the coding sequence ATGACAACGAACTACACGGCGACCTTCATCACGGCGTCCCCCGACAGCACCGCCACGGCCGGCACGATGCCGGCCAAGGCCAACTCCATCGCCCAGCTCCAGCACGCCTTGCTGACGCGGCACCCGTACCACTACACCAGCGATGATCTGCTGTTCGAGGTATACGCCATTCGCAACGGCATCGCGCCCCGGGACCGCAAGCCGGCACGCGAAGCGTTTTTCGCCAGGCCACAGGCCTGCCTGCGCGCCTCGCCCCTGGTCAAGCAATTCGGCTGGGGCATCCATCACGACGCCGAGTCGAAAGTGGCCATCCATGGCGTCGACAGCGAGACATATCGCGAACTCATTGCGCGCGCGGACCTGAAGATCGTGGCGGGGATGCGCAGTCGCCGGGCGTGA
- a CDS encoding PepSY-associated TM helix domain-containing protein, which translates to MKADYIRIYKSVHTWTGILAGMALFIAFYAGALTVFKEPLSRWATPPSAVPRAPVQDAQDLIARTLAARPDVARGFTMHLRDGEQEPARLGWEVRDPGADDHDESPLRHYIAFLDADGKLQVQQSAPSGLAAFIDVLHRVVGLPLDSDPNRWFMGIIASLYAVALVSGVIVLLPSLVKDFFALRTGRNLKRMWLDAHNVVGIVSLPFHLVMALSSVVFAFHDGIYDLQDKFMYEGKLEAVFQRPGAGAPDPAIRRDPAAMLAPQALAARARELAPGFEPDTLQYQQVTGPRAIVRVWGKDDRAVSPRARGGFVALDPYTGKVLNSDYLPGGQSTANLWVSSFFALHMASFGGVTVQWLYFFLGLAGAWLFYSGNLLWIETRRKRADRRTGAMPRQRLDTRLMASATVGVCLGSLCGISLMIVAAKGLNGRVDDLDAWLRGVYYAAFFASVAWAFARGGARAGVQLLWTAAALTLAIPATSLAGWLLPASGLWAHTTPPALAVDATALALALGLAWMAKASARRIRHGERDSVWAPRPPASERGDRALAQPVAPARAVTPGDCASPPRSSGPRAQ; encoded by the coding sequence ATGAAAGCCGACTACATACGCATCTACAAATCCGTCCACACCTGGACCGGCATCCTGGCGGGCATGGCGCTCTTCATCGCCTTCTATGCCGGCGCATTGACGGTATTCAAGGAGCCGCTGTCGCGCTGGGCCACGCCGCCCTCGGCCGTGCCGCGCGCGCCGGTGCAGGACGCGCAGGATCTCATCGCCAGGACGCTGGCGGCGCGCCCGGACGTGGCCAGGGGATTCACCATGCACCTGCGCGACGGCGAGCAAGAGCCGGCGCGCCTGGGCTGGGAGGTGCGCGATCCGGGCGCCGACGACCATGACGAATCGCCGCTGCGCCACTACATCGCCTTCCTGGACGCGGACGGGAAATTGCAGGTGCAGCAGTCCGCGCCCAGCGGGCTGGCGGCATTCATCGACGTGCTGCATCGCGTGGTCGGGCTGCCGCTCGACAGCGATCCCAATCGCTGGTTCATGGGAATCATCGCCTCGCTGTACGCGGTGGCGCTGGTTTCCGGCGTCATTGTGCTGCTGCCGTCGCTGGTCAAGGATTTCTTTGCCCTGCGCACCGGCAGGAACCTCAAGCGCATGTGGCTCGATGCGCACAATGTGGTGGGCATTGTCTCGTTGCCGTTCCACCTGGTCATGGCGCTCAGTTCGGTGGTGTTCGCGTTCCACGATGGCATCTACGACCTGCAGGACAAGTTCATGTACGAGGGCAAGCTGGAGGCGGTGTTCCAGCGGCCTGGCGCCGGCGCGCCGGACCCGGCCATCCGGCGCGACCCGGCGGCCATGCTGGCGCCGCAGGCGCTGGCGGCCCGGGCGCGCGAGCTGGCGCCGGGCTTCGAGCCGGACACGCTGCAGTACCAGCAGGTCACCGGTCCGCGCGCCATCGTGCGGGTGTGGGGCAAGGACGACAGGGCGGTGTCGCCGCGCGCGCGCGGCGGCTTCGTGGCGCTCGACCCCTACACCGGCAAGGTGCTGAACAGCGACTACCTGCCGGGCGGGCAGAGCACCGCCAATCTCTGGGTCAGCAGCTTCTTCGCGCTGCACATGGCGTCCTTCGGTGGCGTGACGGTGCAGTGGCTGTACTTCTTCCTGGGCCTGGCGGGCGCGTGGCTGTTCTACAGCGGCAACCTGCTGTGGATCGAAACGCGTCGCAAGCGCGCCGACCGCAGGACCGGCGCGATGCCGCGGCAGAGGCTGGATACGCGGCTGATGGCCTCGGCCACCGTGGGCGTATGCCTGGGCAGCCTGTGCGGCATTTCGTTGATGATCGTCGCCGCCAAAGGATTGAATGGCCGCGTCGACGATCTCGACGCCTGGCTGCGGGGCGTGTACTACGCGGCGTTCTTCGCCAGCGTGGCCTGGGCCTTTGCGCGCGGCGGCGCCAGGGCGGGCGTGCAACTGCTGTGGACCGCCGCGGCGCTGACGCTGGCGATTCCGGCCACCTCGCTGGCGGGCTGGCTGCTGCCCGCCAGCGGACTATGGGCGCACACCACGCCGCCGGCATTGGCCGTGGACGCCACGGCGCTGGCGCTTGCGCTGGGCCTGGCCTGGATGGCGAAAGCCAGCGCGCGGCGTATCCGCCATGGCGAGCGCGACAGCGTGTGGGCGCCGCGGCCGCCGGCGTCGGAGCGCGGCGATCGGGCCCTGGCGCAGCCCGTGGCGCCGGCCCGCGCCGTCACGCCCGGCGACTGCGCATCCCCGCCACGATCTTCAGGTCCGCGCGCGCAATGA